One Streptomyces drozdowiczii DNA segment encodes these proteins:
- a CDS encoding class II fructose-bisphosphate aldolase — MPLVSTGELVSAAQARGRGIAAFNVITLEHAEAIATGAERAGAPAILQISENAVKFHGGRLTAIAAAAAAVARTSSAPLALHLDHVESVDLLHQAHDEGFGSVMFDASKLTYEDNVRATAEAVAWGHERGIWIEAELGKVGGKEGEAPLDAHAPGVRTDPDEAAAYVAATGVDALAVAVGSSHAMTERTAALDHELIGRLRAAVPVPLVLHGSSGVPDEEIRQAVAASGMVKINVGTALNTAFTGAVRAHLAENTTGVDPRKYIAPGREAMAATVAAFLALMG, encoded by the coding sequence ATGCCGCTCGTCAGCACCGGTGAACTCGTCTCGGCCGCCCAGGCCCGGGGACGCGGGATCGCCGCCTTCAACGTCATCACCCTGGAACACGCGGAGGCCATCGCCACCGGCGCCGAGCGCGCCGGCGCGCCCGCCATCCTCCAGATCTCCGAGAACGCCGTGAAGTTCCACGGCGGCCGGCTCACCGCCATAGCCGCGGCCGCCGCCGCCGTCGCCCGGACCTCCTCCGCGCCGCTCGCCCTGCACCTCGACCACGTCGAGTCCGTGGACCTGCTCCACCAGGCTCACGACGAGGGCTTCGGCTCCGTGATGTTCGACGCGTCCAAGCTCACCTACGAGGACAACGTCCGGGCCACCGCCGAGGCCGTCGCCTGGGGCCACGAGCGCGGCATCTGGATCGAGGCCGAGCTGGGCAAGGTCGGCGGCAAGGAGGGCGAGGCCCCGCTCGACGCCCACGCCCCCGGCGTCCGCACCGACCCGGACGAGGCCGCGGCGTACGTCGCCGCGACCGGCGTGGACGCCCTCGCCGTCGCGGTCGGCTCCTCGCACGCCATGACCGAGCGCACCGCCGCCCTGGACCACGAGCTGATCGGCCGGCTCCGCGCCGCCGTCCCCGTCCCGCTCGTCCTGCACGGCTCCAGCGGCGTCCCGGACGAGGAGATCCGCCAGGCCGTCGCCGCCTCCGGCATGGTCAAGATCAACGTCGGCACCGCCCTGAACACCGCGTTCACCGGCGCCGTCCGCGCCCACCTGGCCGAGAACACCACGGGCGTCGACCCCCGCAAGTACATCGCCCCCGGCCGCGAGGCCATGGCCGCCACGGTCGCCGCCTTCCTCGCCCTGATGGGCTGA
- a CDS encoding TerD family protein, with protein MAVSLSKGGNVSLTKEAPGLTAVTVGLGWDVRTTTGTDFDLDASAIAVNAGGKVYSDAHFVFFNNKATPDQTIVHTGDNLTGAGEGDDEQINVNLAGLPADVDKIVFPVSIYDAETRSQNFGQVRNAYIRILNQAGGAEIARYDLSEDAATETAMVFGELYRNGADWKFRAVGQGYASGLRGIAQDFGVTL; from the coding sequence ATGGCAGTAAGCCTGTCCAAGGGCGGCAACGTCTCCCTCACCAAGGAGGCCCCCGGCCTCACCGCCGTCACGGTCGGCCTCGGCTGGGACGTCCGCACCACCACGGGCACCGACTTCGACCTCGACGCCTCGGCGATCGCGGTCAACGCCGGCGGCAAGGTCTACTCCGACGCCCACTTCGTCTTCTTCAACAACAAGGCGACCCCGGACCAGACCATCGTGCACACCGGTGACAACCTCACGGGTGCCGGCGAGGGCGACGACGAGCAGATCAACGTCAACCTGGCGGGCCTGCCGGCCGACGTCGACAAGATCGTCTTCCCGGTCTCCATCTACGACGCCGAGACCCGCAGCCAGAACTTCGGCCAGGTGCGCAACGCGTACATCCGCATCCTCAACCAGGCCGGCGGCGCCGAGATCGCCCGCTACGACCTGAGCGAGGACGCCGCCACCGAGACCGCCATGGTCTTCGGCGAGCTGTACCGCAACGGCGCCGACTGGAAGTTCCGCGCCGTGGGCCAGGGCTACGCCTCCGGCCTGCGCGGCATCGCCCAGGACTTCGGCGTCACCCTCTGA
- a CDS encoding carbohydrate-binding protein has product MAGNNGASTPEDDDPFGYLYADGQAAGAQPPGQGGYGYPGPAAQPGVPRTSYNQVRTVGERQYGQQVPQQQAYGYPPQAPQGQYGQPSPQYAAPETYPGGAATTQVPQQGGRGGGSGKGGPNTKGLLIAAVAVVAVVLIGIGAALMTSDGDKDKKAEANSSQEPGSQVEESPTPKPSQSSSAPAELPKQDAASLHLGGTAQLDNSVKGAKSANGQYINLNEVGRSATWTVEVPEAGEYTLFVTYGVPGKDAKTSLTVNSEDPRAINMKNFANAPEGDLEKGWTTTYAYVNLVKGQNTLMISCNEGDQCDANLDQLSLKAGHQTR; this is encoded by the coding sequence ATGGCCGGGAACAACGGCGCGAGCACACCCGAGGACGACGATCCGTTCGGCTACCTCTACGCGGACGGGCAGGCGGCCGGTGCGCAGCCGCCGGGGCAGGGCGGCTACGGCTACCCGGGTCCCGCCGCCCAGCCGGGTGTGCCCCGGACCTCGTACAACCAAGTGCGGACCGTCGGCGAGCGCCAGTACGGGCAGCAGGTGCCGCAGCAGCAGGCGTACGGCTACCCTCCGCAGGCGCCCCAGGGCCAGTACGGTCAGCCCAGCCCGCAGTACGCCGCTCCGGAGACGTATCCCGGCGGCGCGGCCACCACGCAGGTGCCGCAGCAGGGCGGTCGCGGCGGCGGTTCCGGCAAGGGCGGCCCGAACACCAAGGGCCTGCTGATCGCGGCGGTCGCGGTCGTCGCGGTGGTGCTCATCGGCATCGGCGCGGCGCTGATGACGAGCGACGGCGACAAGGACAAGAAGGCCGAGGCGAACTCCTCGCAGGAGCCCGGCTCGCAGGTCGAGGAGTCCCCGACCCCGAAGCCGTCCCAGTCCTCCTCGGCCCCGGCGGAGCTGCCGAAGCAGGACGCGGCCTCGCTGCACCTGGGCGGCACGGCGCAGCTCGACAACTCCGTGAAGGGCGCCAAGAGCGCGAACGGGCAGTACATCAACCTCAACGAGGTGGGCCGTTCCGCGACCTGGACGGTGGAGGTGCCGGAGGCCGGTGAGTACACGCTGTTCGTGACGTACGGCGTGCCGGGCAAGGACGCCAAGACCTCGCTGACGGTCAACTCCGAGGACCCGCGCGCCATCAACATGAAGAACTTCGCCAACGCCCCCGAGGGCGATCTGGAGAAGGGCTGGACGACGACGTACGCCTACGTCAACCTCGTCAAGGGCCAGAACACGCTGATGATCTCGTGCAACGAGGGTGATCAGTGCGACGCCAACCTGGACCAGCTGTCGCTGAAGGCCGGTCACCAGACCCGCTGA
- a CDS encoding 1-phosphofructokinase family hexose kinase: MILTVTLNTALDLTYSVPALVPHSSHRVTDLSERPGGKGLNVARVLTALGHDTVVTGFAGGATGTVLRDLLAALPRQKATLTDALVPVSGDTRRTLAVVDAATGDTTQFNEAGPHVTADEWTALLGAYAELLKTADAVALCGSLPPGIHVGAYGELVRLARTAGVPVLLDTSGEPLRRGIAARPDLIKPNADELAQLTGSREPLRATRDARRRGAHGVIASLGPDGMLAVTPDGVWRASPPAPVKGNPTGAGDSAVAGLLSGLAESLSWPDRLRRAVALSTATVLAPTAGDFDRTAYEELLPRVAIEEHAAGAA, from the coding sequence GTGATCCTCACGGTCACGCTGAACACGGCACTCGACCTCACCTACTCCGTCCCCGCCCTCGTGCCGCACTCCAGCCACCGGGTCACCGACCTCTCCGAGCGCCCCGGCGGCAAGGGCCTCAACGTCGCCCGCGTCCTCACCGCCCTCGGCCACGACACCGTCGTCACCGGCTTCGCCGGCGGCGCCACCGGGACCGTCCTGCGCGACCTGCTCGCCGCACTCCCCCGGCAGAAGGCCACCCTCACCGACGCGCTCGTCCCCGTCTCCGGCGACACCCGCCGCACCCTCGCCGTGGTCGACGCGGCCACCGGCGACACCACCCAGTTCAACGAGGCCGGACCGCACGTCACCGCCGACGAGTGGACCGCCCTCCTCGGCGCGTACGCGGAGCTGCTGAAGACCGCCGACGCCGTCGCCCTGTGCGGCAGCCTCCCGCCCGGCATCCACGTCGGCGCGTACGGCGAACTCGTCCGGCTCGCCCGCACCGCCGGCGTCCCCGTCCTCCTGGACACCAGCGGCGAACCGCTGCGCCGGGGCATCGCCGCCCGCCCCGACCTGATCAAGCCGAACGCCGACGAGCTCGCCCAGCTCACCGGCTCCCGCGAGCCCCTGCGCGCCACCCGCGACGCCCGCCGCCGGGGCGCCCACGGCGTCATCGCCTCGCTCGGCCCGGACGGCATGCTCGCCGTCACCCCGGACGGCGTCTGGCGGGCCTCGCCGCCCGCGCCCGTCAAGGGCAACCCGACCGGAGCCGGCGACTCCGCCGTGGCCGGGCTGCTCTCCGGGCTCGCGGAGTCCCTGAGCTGGCCGGACCGGCTGCGCCGGGCGGTGGCACTGTCGACGGCGACCGTGCTGGCCCCCACGGCGGGCGACTTCGACCGCACGGCGTACGAGGAGCTGCTGCCGCGCGTCGCCATCGAGGAACACGCAGCGGGGGCGGCCTGA
- the cdgB gene encoding diguanylate cyclase CdgB: protein MDAESEPYVRLATMRQLHQAVADLNTARSLADTLQTVADGIVANLGYELACVNLVRPDGDLVVAALAGNHAAEALITGRVGSRASWERRLLMGEAWGGLRFIPHTEGWVLLDDDVPQWHTEGPEPRFEDEWHPQDRLYAPMYASGGGSDLLGVISVDRPRNGRRPGAWGREALHMYASQSAIAISNARLRANMQRALVRLEREQQALRASEESFRQAFEYAPSGMAIAELGGDQQGRLLRTNDALCRLLGRPASVLRRYSFADLVHPEDIGTLLRTSAEGGRAELRLGRRDGSYLWVSLRNSVVADTADGPRFLLTHVEDIEERKRHELNLAHRASHDALTGLPNSAELRTRLGARLCARPDAAATTDVEAVDAAYGDVDEARGHYPVGGPGAHPFDHHVHAVAPDTSRDDGAKGLAVLFCDLDGFKSINDRFGHHTGDAVLIEVARRLTTCVRDGDTVARLGGDEFVVLADGLGAADAADLAVRLRNAIIPPIRVDGRAVRVGASFGIGWAACGMTAEEVLRSADQRMYVEKRSRSKVHRRAG, encoded by the coding sequence ATGGACGCCGAGTCGGAGCCCTACGTCCGTCTCGCGACGATGCGGCAGCTGCACCAGGCGGTCGCCGATCTCAACACGGCGCGGAGCCTGGCCGACACCTTGCAGACGGTGGCCGACGGGATCGTCGCCAATCTCGGCTACGAGCTTGCCTGCGTCAACCTCGTCCGCCCCGACGGCGACCTCGTCGTCGCCGCCCTCGCCGGGAACCACGCCGCCGAGGCCCTGATCACCGGCCGGGTCGGCTCCCGCGCCTCCTGGGAGCGCCGGCTCCTCATGGGCGAGGCATGGGGCGGGCTCCGGTTCATACCGCACACCGAGGGCTGGGTCCTCCTCGACGACGACGTGCCGCAGTGGCACACGGAGGGCCCCGAGCCCCGCTTCGAGGACGAGTGGCACCCCCAGGACCGGCTGTACGCCCCGATGTACGCGTCCGGCGGCGGCTCGGACCTCCTGGGCGTCATATCCGTCGACCGGCCGCGCAACGGACGCCGCCCGGGCGCCTGGGGCCGCGAGGCGCTCCATATGTACGCCTCGCAGTCCGCCATCGCGATCAGCAACGCCAGGCTCCGGGCCAACATGCAGCGGGCCCTGGTCCGGCTGGAGCGCGAGCAGCAGGCGCTCCGGGCCAGTGAGGAATCCTTCCGCCAGGCATTCGAGTACGCCCCCAGCGGCATGGCGATCGCCGAGCTGGGCGGCGACCAGCAGGGGCGGCTGCTGCGGACGAACGACGCGCTGTGCCGGCTGCTCGGCCGCCCCGCGTCGGTGCTGCGCCGCTACTCCTTCGCCGACCTGGTCCACCCCGAGGACATCGGCACCCTGCTCCGTACCTCCGCCGAGGGCGGCCGGGCCGAGCTGCGGCTGGGCCGGCGGGACGGCTCCTACCTGTGGGTGTCGCTGCGCAACTCCGTGGTCGCGGACACGGCGGACGGGCCGCGCTTCCTGCTGACGCACGTCGAGGACATCGAGGAGCGCAAGCGCCATGAGCTGAACCTCGCCCACCGCGCCTCGCACGACGCGCTCACCGGTCTGCCCAACAGCGCGGAGCTGCGGACCCGGCTCGGCGCCCGGCTGTGCGCCCGCCCGGACGCGGCGGCGACGACGGACGTGGAGGCGGTGGACGCGGCGTACGGGGACGTGGACGAGGCGCGGGGGCACTACCCGGTCGGCGGTCCGGGTGCGCATCCCTTCGACCACCATGTGCACGCCGTGGCGCCGGACACATCGCGGGACGACGGGGCGAAGGGGCTCGCGGTCCTCTTCTGCGACCTGGACGGCTTCAAGTCGATCAACGACCGCTTCGGGCACCACACGGGCGACGCGGTGCTCATCGAGGTGGCCCGGCGGCTGACCACCTGCGTCCGGGACGGGGACACCGTCGCCCGGCTCGGGGGTGACGAATTCGTCGTCCTCGCGGACGGGCTGGGCGCGGCGGACGCGGCTGACCTGGCCGTTCGCCTGCGAAATGCCATCATTCCGCCCATTCGGGTCGACGGTCGCGCGGTGCGCGTGGGAGCGAGTTTCGGCATCGGCTGGGCGGCCTGCGGGATGACCGCGGAAGAGGTGCTGCGCTCCGCCGACCAGCGGATGTACGTGGAGAAGCGGTCGCGGTCGAAGGTTCACCGCAGAGCCGGCTGA
- a CDS encoding flavin reductase family protein → MSNEEFRAALSRLAAGVVLVTAQEPPLDEGGRGEDVGMTATAFMSVSLDPPLVMVSLRNDSRMDDLLAEQPLWAVSVLAESQRHIAGRFAMKGRISDRLLFEDIPYVRGEVTGAPLAGGALATLECRTEQRVVAGDHTLVIGRVLGARVPSGDGGPLTYFRGKYRQLG, encoded by the coding sequence GTGAGCAACGAAGAGTTCCGTGCCGCCCTGTCCCGGCTGGCGGCCGGCGTGGTGCTGGTCACCGCCCAGGAGCCGCCGCTCGACGAGGGCGGACGCGGTGAGGACGTCGGCATGACCGCGACCGCCTTCATGTCCGTGTCCCTGGACCCGCCGCTGGTCATGGTGAGCCTGCGCAACGACTCCCGGATGGACGACCTGCTCGCGGAGCAGCCGCTGTGGGCGGTGTCCGTGCTGGCGGAGAGCCAGCGGCACATCGCGGGCCGGTTCGCGATGAAGGGCCGGATCAGCGACCGGCTGCTCTTCGAGGACATCCCGTACGTACGCGGCGAGGTGACCGGTGCCCCGCTGGCGGGCGGCGCGCTCGCGACGCTGGAGTGCCGCACGGAGCAGCGGGTGGTCGCGGGCGACCACACGCTGGTGATCGGTCGGGTGCTGGGGGCGCGGGTGCCGAGCGGGGACGGCGGACCGCTGACGTACTTCCGGGGCAAGTACCGGCAGCTGGGCTGA
- the arfB gene encoding alternative ribosome rescue aminoacyl-tRNA hydrolase ArfB, with the protein MDAMSGPYVIRGSVSLPEAELMWRFSRSSGPGGQHVNTSDSQVELRFDLAATEALPEVWKERALERLAGRLTGGVIAVRASEHRSQWRNRETAAVRLAALLAEASAPPPRPRVKKKIPRGINERRLREKKQRSDTKRGRSGRDW; encoded by the coding sequence ATGGATGCCATGTCCGGGCCCTATGTCATCCGCGGTTCGGTCTCCCTGCCGGAGGCCGAGCTGATGTGGCGTTTCTCGCGCTCCTCCGGGCCCGGTGGCCAGCACGTCAACACCAGCGACTCGCAGGTCGAGCTGCGCTTCGACCTCGCCGCCACCGAGGCGCTGCCCGAGGTGTGGAAGGAACGCGCGCTGGAAAGGCTGGCGGGCCGGCTGACCGGCGGTGTGATCGCGGTACGCGCGTCCGAGCACCGCTCGCAGTGGCGCAACCGGGAGACGGCCGCCGTGCGCCTCGCGGCCCTCCTGGCGGAGGCGTCCGCCCCGCCGCCCAGGCCGCGCGTGAAGAAGAAGATCCCCCGCGGGATCAACGAACGACGGCTGCGCGAGAAGAAGCAGCGCAGCGATACGAAGAGGGGTCGCTCGGGGCGCGACTGGTAG
- the nagA gene encoding N-acetylglucosamine-6-phosphate deacetylase — protein sequence MAGRAESTVLAGARVVLPTGTVENGRVTVEGTRISGTQAENAPVLDLSGHWIVPGFVDMHNHGGGGASFTSGTVDEVLTGVRTHREHGTTTLVASTVTGEMDFLAERAGILSELVEQGDLAGIHFEGPFISPCRKGAHSEALLRHPDPAEVRKLMDAARGTAKMFTLATELPGGIDSVRLLAEHGVIAAIGHTDATYEQTVEAIDAGATVATHLYNAMPAIGHRAPGPIAALLEDERVTVELINDGTHLHPAALELAYHHAGADRVALITDAMDAAGFGDGRYQLGPLAVNVENGVARLVEGNSIAGSTLTLDTAFHRAVTIDRIPVEDVVTSISANPARLLGVYDKVGSLEPGKDADLVVLDEDFRLKGVMRKGEWIVRPETATS from the coding sequence ATGGCCGGACGCGCAGAAAGCACCGTTCTCGCAGGGGCCCGGGTGGTACTGCCCACCGGCACCGTCGAGAACGGCCGGGTGACCGTCGAAGGCACCCGCATCTCCGGCACCCAGGCCGAGAACGCCCCGGTCCTGGACCTCTCCGGGCACTGGATCGTCCCCGGCTTCGTGGACATGCACAACCACGGCGGCGGCGGCGCGTCCTTCACCTCCGGCACCGTGGACGAGGTCCTGACCGGCGTCCGCACCCACCGCGAGCACGGCACCACCACCCTCGTCGCCTCCACGGTCACCGGCGAGATGGACTTCCTCGCCGAGCGCGCCGGCATCCTCTCGGAACTGGTCGAACAGGGCGACCTCGCCGGCATCCACTTCGAGGGCCCCTTCATCTCCCCCTGCCGCAAGGGCGCCCACAGCGAGGCCCTGCTGCGCCACCCGGACCCGGCCGAGGTCCGCAAGCTGATGGACGCGGCGCGCGGCACCGCGAAGATGTTCACCCTCGCGACCGAGCTGCCCGGCGGCATCGACTCCGTACGGCTGCTCGCCGAGCACGGCGTCATCGCGGCCATCGGCCACACCGACGCCACGTACGAGCAGACCGTCGAGGCGATCGACGCCGGGGCCACCGTCGCCACGCACCTCTACAACGCGATGCCGGCCATCGGCCACCGCGCGCCCGGCCCGATCGCCGCCCTCCTGGAGGACGAGCGGGTCACCGTCGAGCTGATCAACGACGGCACGCACCTGCACCCGGCCGCGCTCGAACTGGCCTACCACCACGCGGGCGCCGACCGTGTCGCCCTCATCACCGACGCCATGGACGCGGCCGGCTTCGGCGACGGCCGCTACCAGCTCGGCCCGCTCGCCGTGAACGTCGAGAACGGCGTCGCCCGGCTGGTCGAGGGCAACTCCATCGCCGGCTCCACCCTCACCCTGGACACCGCCTTCCACCGCGCCGTGACCATCGACCGCATCCCGGTCGAGGACGTGGTCACGTCCATCTCCGCCAACCCGGCGCGACTCCTCGGCGTGTACGACAAGGTCGGCTCGCTGGAGCCCGGCAAGGACGCCGACCTGGTCGTTCTCGACGAGGACTTCCGCCTCAAGGGCGTCATGCGCAAGGGCGAGTGGATCGTCCGCCCCGAGACCGCGACGAGCTGA
- a CDS encoding ABC transporter substrate-binding protein, with protein sequence MTATLSGCGASGGSGDVTLKLVAADYGTSAANKSDKYWDDVARGFESSHPGIKVDVTVLPWTDIDREVAKMVKDGKAPDIAQIGAYADYAKAGKLYSADEMLSIPTQANFLPKLIDAGQVNRIQYGLPFVASTRLLFYNKKLFSQAGLDAPETWSDIASDAAALKQRGVSYPFALPLGPEESQAETLMWMLSGGGGYTDEVGSYDIASEENVKTFDWLKSHLVDKGLVGPVAPGKLNRAKAFEEFSKGKVGMLNGHPTLMEEAQKQGVQVGMVPLPGENGPTDGSMGVADWIMGFKQNDHRVEIGKFFDYLFTDKNVIEFADMYDLLPPTNSASAAMEDDAKYKPLHQFLAALPESEFYPFGKTSWAAASESIKENIGKAVEPGGSPRSVLERIARDATQAEAAE encoded by the coding sequence ATGACGGCGACGCTGTCGGGCTGTGGCGCGAGCGGCGGCTCCGGCGATGTGACGCTGAAGCTGGTCGCGGCCGACTACGGGACGAGCGCGGCGAACAAGTCCGACAAGTACTGGGACGACGTCGCCCGCGGCTTCGAGTCGTCCCACCCCGGCATCAAGGTCGACGTGACCGTCCTGCCCTGGACCGACATCGACCGCGAGGTCGCCAAGATGGTCAAGGACGGCAAGGCCCCCGACATCGCGCAGATCGGCGCCTACGCCGACTACGCGAAGGCCGGGAAGCTCTACTCCGCCGACGAGATGCTGAGCATCCCCACCCAGGCCAACTTCCTGCCGAAGCTGATCGACGCGGGGCAGGTCAACCGCATTCAGTACGGGCTGCCGTTCGTCGCCTCCACCCGGCTGCTCTTCTACAACAAGAAGCTCTTCTCGCAGGCCGGCCTCGACGCCCCCGAGACCTGGAGCGACATAGCCTCCGACGCCGCCGCGCTCAAGCAGCGCGGGGTGTCCTACCCCTTCGCGCTGCCGCTCGGTCCGGAGGAGTCCCAGGCCGAGACCCTGATGTGGATGCTCAGCGGGGGCGGCGGCTACACGGACGAGGTCGGCTCGTACGACATCGCCTCCGAGGAGAACGTCAAGACGTTCGACTGGCTGAAGTCGCACCTCGTGGACAAGGGCCTCGTCGGACCGGTCGCCCCCGGCAAGCTGAACCGCGCCAAGGCGTTCGAGGAGTTCTCGAAGGGGAAGGTCGGCATGCTCAACGGCCACCCCACGCTGATGGAGGAGGCGCAGAAGCAGGGCGTCCAGGTCGGCATGGTCCCGCTGCCCGGCGAGAACGGTCCCACCGACGGGTCGATGGGCGTCGCCGACTGGATCATGGGCTTCAAGCAGAACGATCACCGGGTCGAGATCGGCAAGTTCTTCGACTACCTGTTCACCGACAAGAACGTGATCGAGTTCGCCGACATGTACGACCTGCTGCCGCCCACGAACAGCGCGTCCGCGGCGATGGAGGACGACGCGAAGTACAAGCCGCTGCACCAGTTCCTGGCGGCGCTGCCGGAGTCGGAGTTCTACCCGTTCGGCAAGACGTCCTGGGCGGCGGCGAGCGAGTCGATCAAGGAGAACATCGGCAAGGCGGTCGAGCCGGGGGGCAGCCCGCGGAGCGTGCTGGAGCGGATAGCGCGGGATGCGACGCAGGCGGAGGCGGCGGAGTAG
- a CDS encoding SIS domain-containing protein — protein MSRTASEIATQPSCWRRAAQAGAEFEGLPKPGERVAVTGCGTSWFMAIAYAALREAAGQGETDAYASSEFPVGRPYDRVVAITRSGTTSEVLALLGELRGRVPTVALTGDPKTPVMEAADAVAVLDWADEESVVQTRFATTALAFLRAGLEAAGPLPAGVKTVAEAAVDAELAVTEPLAEAVVAAEQWTFLGRGWTYGLAQEAGLKMREAAGAWTESYPAMEYRHGPIAITGPNRVAWVFGALPEGLAGEVAAVGGTLVAHGTADPMADLIRAQRLAVVLAETKGYDPDHPRNLSRSVILPE, from the coding sequence ATGTCGCGTACCGCATCCGAGATTGCCACCCAGCCCAGCTGCTGGCGGCGCGCCGCACAGGCGGGCGCGGAGTTCGAGGGGCTGCCGAAGCCGGGCGAGCGTGTCGCCGTCACCGGGTGCGGCACCTCGTGGTTCATGGCCATCGCCTACGCGGCCCTGCGGGAGGCCGCGGGGCAGGGCGAGACGGACGCGTACGCCTCCTCGGAGTTCCCGGTGGGACGGCCGTACGACCGGGTCGTCGCGATCACCCGCTCCGGTACGACGAGCGAGGTGCTGGCGCTCCTCGGCGAGCTGCGCGGGCGCGTCCCCACCGTCGCGCTGACCGGCGACCCGAAGACGCCGGTCATGGAGGCCGCCGACGCGGTCGCGGTGCTGGACTGGGCGGACGAGGAGTCCGTGGTCCAGACCCGGTTCGCGACGACCGCGCTCGCCTTCCTGCGGGCGGGCCTGGAGGCGGCCGGTCCGCTTCCGGCGGGCGTGAAGACCGTGGCCGAGGCGGCGGTCGACGCGGAGCTGGCGGTGACCGAGCCGCTGGCCGAGGCGGTGGTCGCGGCCGAGCAGTGGACGTTCCTGGGGCGCGGCTGGACCTACGGCCTCGCCCAGGAGGCCGGGCTGAAGATGCGCGAGGCGGCGGGCGCCTGGACCGAGTCGTACCCGGCGATGGAGTACCGCCACGGCCCGATCGCGATCACCGGCCCGAACCGGGTGGCCTGGGTCTTCGGCGCCCTGCCCGAGGGCCTGGCCGGCGAGGTCGCGGCGGTCGGCGGGACGCTGGTCGCCCACGGGACGGCGGACCCGATGGCCGACCTGATCCGCGCGCAGCGGCTCGCGGTGGTCCTGGCCGAGACCAAGGGCTACGACCCCGACCACCCGCGCAACCTCTCGCGCAGCGTGATCCTGCCGGAGTAG
- a CDS encoding ROK family protein translates to MKAALVGADGALLHEARRATGRERGPDAVVESILAFAADLRAYGEEHFGESALAAGVAVPGIVDAEKGIAVYAANLGWRDVPMRQLLGERLGGVPVALGHDVRTGGLAEGRIGAGQGADRFLFIPLGTGIAGAIGIAGAIEEGAHGYAGEIGHIVIRPDGPDCGCGQRGCLETLASASAVSRAWAAASGDPTADAADCAKAVESGDPKAVEVWQNAVDALAAGLVTALTLLDPRTLIIGGGLAEAGETLFTPLRAAVEERVTFQKLPHIVPAALGDTAGCLGAGLLAWDLLSTEVSA, encoded by the coding sequence ATGAAGGCCGCACTGGTCGGGGCCGACGGCGCCCTGCTCCACGAGGCACGGCGCGCGACCGGCAGAGAGCGCGGCCCCGACGCCGTCGTGGAGTCGATCCTCGCCTTCGCCGCCGACCTCCGCGCGTACGGCGAGGAGCACTTCGGCGAGAGCGCCCTCGCGGCCGGTGTCGCCGTGCCCGGCATCGTGGACGCGGAGAAGGGCATCGCCGTCTACGCGGCGAACCTGGGCTGGCGCGACGTGCCCATGCGGCAGCTGCTCGGCGAACGGCTCGGCGGTGTGCCCGTGGCGCTCGGCCACGACGTGCGCACCGGCGGGCTCGCCGAGGGCCGGATCGGCGCGGGTCAGGGCGCCGACCGCTTCCTCTTCATCCCGCTCGGCACCGGGATCGCCGGAGCCATCGGCATCGCCGGTGCGATCGAGGAGGGCGCCCACGGCTACGCGGGCGAGATCGGCCACATCGTGATCCGGCCGGACGGCCCGGACTGCGGCTGCGGCCAGCGCGGCTGCCTGGAGACCCTGGCCTCCGCCTCCGCCGTCAGCCGCGCCTGGGCGGCCGCCTCCGGCGACCCGACGGCGGACGCCGCCGACTGCGCCAAGGCCGTCGAATCCGGCGACCCGAAGGCCGTCGAGGTCTGGCAGAACGCCGTCGACGCGCTCGCCGCCGGACTCGTCACCGCGCTCACCCTGCTGGACCCGCGCACGCTCATCATCGGTGGCGGGCTCGCCGAGGCCGGGGAAACCTTGTTCACACCACTCCGTGCGGCCGTCGAGGAACGCGTCACGTTCCAGAAGCTGCCCCACATCGTCCCGGCGGCCCTCGGGGACACCGCCGGATGCCTGGGCGCAGGGCTGCTCGCCTGGGATCTACTCTCCACGGAGGTATCCGCCTGA